In Candidatus Chlorohelix allophototropha, one DNA window encodes the following:
- a CDS encoding transposase — MPDSNQNSNSKKKQIQEIIQASLPPMELIQQQLGSAKSMDDFFGKEGILCRVFGHTLEKLLEAEITDHLGYDKYEAAGRNSGNSRNGKINRSSVGETEIAVPRDRNGEIGMPPI, encoded by the coding sequence ATGCCAGACAGCAACCAGAACTCGAATTCAAAAAAGAAGCAGATCCAGGAGATTATTCAGGCATCCTTACCACCCATGGAGTTAATCCAACAACAGTTGGGCAGTGCCAAAAGTATGGACGATTTCTTCGGCAAAGAAGGCATCCTTTGCAGGGTTTTCGGCCATACCCTCGAAAAATTGTTGGAAGCTGAAATCACCGACCACCTCGGCTACGACAAATACGAAGCGGCGGGTCGAAACAGTGGCAACTCGCGCAACGGCAAAATCAACCGCTCCAGCGTCGGTGAAACCGAAATAGCCGTGCCCAGAGACCGTAACGGGGAGATTGGAATGCCCCCTATATGA
- a CDS encoding PAS domain S-box protein, with the protein MRHSKVVEPEKNNILLITDSPSDVDYLVVLLRDSAKINFEYRLVLNALELEIALKEREWDLVLCNFVLATLSSVDVIKLVKHSQPTTPIILVSEGATVQVAVDMMRLGASGFVEKTDYLRLIEFVRQALETRHLTKESDESYYESIIKYQTELICRYDADFRLTFANRAYSEWYEQPIEALLGSNILDNIPAEYRERAIAHVKTLTFDSPVAKLVYQDSLPGQKLRWIEWTNRAIFDKSGRFIEYQSVGRDITEHKRIEEKLLYSEAQQKALLSANPDLLFRITPEGIFVEFHGPQTDLLVPPEAFIGKHIQDILPSWVANRSLEAIKQVDLTRQPVIFEYELFFQADMHFFEARFAPLDNTEEVLAIIRDITARKRAEAALRDSEEKYRSLIESSDGAFSMVDSTGRYLYLNRIAAVPFGVEPEQLMGKTVHDLFPPSQANNIMADINRVITLEKGLVLEPEVTLAGKSVWFRTSLQPIRDSTGKPYAALIYASEITDKKMAEREILMQNELLRQSRNLIAMSNLEGQITFMNRGGAIMLGYDQPEMFIGKQIADFHLPEDAERALNEYLPYALKNGQWSGENRLKTPDGRLIDVEQTIFPILNDSGNILQAATIMVDITQRKHGEEALRQSETRFKALVENSPDFIVRHNIEFELLYANPAAAQLYGESAESLIGKTPEKLAIDQNVLQPWQEFALKVIETGQEQVLDYEITLFGQVFYLQTRIVPEFNTKKQLVSLLSITRDLTSLKQAQNEVIRSKEQLFHSQKMEMVGRLAGGVAHDFNNLLTVIQAYAEIIANGLHSQDPLLENAQEIKKAGEKAAALTKQLLAFSRRQRLQPKVLNLNNTILDIEKMLKRLIGDNVEIMCELDRNLGMVMADPVQVELIIINLAVNARDAMRGVGSFKLKTSNVQLDEGHTGYFQTIKPGQYVLLEASDTGCGMDNETLSHIFEPFFTTKEPGKGTGLGLATVYGIIQQSQSYISVYSEPGLGSVFKIYLPKLEGISTPEVVEQPVVNLPTSGSETILLVEDENLIRKLARALLRKNGYTVLEAENGHEALEMYRNYGGKIDLLISDMVMPRMGGKELSVELAKHFPDLKILLMSGYSEDMFYDDSILLSTDFIQKPFSSIELVRKVRLLLDRV; encoded by the coding sequence ATGCGCCATTCAAAGGTTGTAGAACCCGAAAAAAACAATATTCTCCTTATCACTGATTCCCCGTCCGATGTTGACTACTTGGTTGTATTACTCAGAGATTCTGCGAAAATCAACTTCGAATATCGCCTTGTCCTAAATGCCCTTGAGCTTGAAATAGCCCTCAAAGAGCGCGAGTGGGACTTAGTTTTGTGCAATTTTGTATTAGCTACGCTAAGCTCGGTCGATGTGATTAAGTTAGTCAAACACTCCCAACCCACCACCCCAATTATCCTTGTTTCAGAAGGGGCAACGGTGCAGGTCGCAGTAGATATGATGCGTCTGGGGGCAAGCGGGTTCGTTGAAAAGACGGATTACCTTCGTCTTATAGAATTTGTCAGACAAGCGCTTGAAACGAGGCATTTAACAAAAGAATCGGATGAATCGTATTACGAGAGCATTATCAAATATCAGACAGAGCTTATCTGTCGTTATGATGCCGATTTTCGGCTGACCTTTGCCAACCGCGCCTACAGCGAATGGTACGAGCAGCCTATTGAAGCTCTATTGGGTAGTAATATTCTGGATAATATTCCGGCAGAGTATCGAGAGCGGGCAATTGCCCATGTCAAAACCTTAACATTTGATAGTCCCGTTGCAAAATTGGTATATCAAGATAGCCTACCCGGGCAGAAACTTCGCTGGATTGAATGGACAAACCGGGCTATATTCGATAAAAGTGGTCGCTTTATCGAATATCAAAGTGTCGGACGCGACATCACCGAACACAAAAGAATTGAAGAAAAGCTACTCTACAGCGAAGCTCAACAGAAAGCTTTACTTTCGGCGAACCCTGATTTATTGTTTCGTATAACGCCTGAAGGAATATTTGTAGAATTTCATGGTCCCCAAACCGATTTGCTAGTTCCGCCGGAAGCTTTTATCGGCAAACATATTCAGGACATTTTACCCTCGTGGGTTGCGAACCGCTCGCTGGAGGCAATCAAGCAGGTTGACCTCACGAGACAACCTGTAATTTTCGAATATGAGCTGTTCTTTCAAGCAGATATGCATTTCTTTGAAGCGCGGTTTGCACCGTTAGATAATACTGAGGAAGTGCTGGCAATTATTCGCGATATAACCGCTCGCAAAAGAGCGGAAGCAGCCTTGCGAGACAGCGAAGAAAAGTATCGCAGCCTGATTGAAAGCTCGGATGGTGCATTTTCGATGGTTGATTCCACCGGACGTTATTTGTATTTGAATAGAATCGCTGCCGTTCCTTTTGGTGTAGAGCCTGAGCAACTGATGGGCAAGACCGTGCATGACTTATTCCCGCCCTCACAAGCCAACAATATAATGGCTGATATAAATCGGGTTATAACCCTCGAAAAAGGCTTAGTCCTTGAACCTGAAGTGACTCTTGCCGGGAAATCAGTTTGGTTTCGTACTAGCCTGCAACCGATACGGGATAGCACGGGAAAGCCTTATGCGGCGCTGATTTACGCCAGCGAAATTACCGATAAGAAAATGGCAGAACGAGAAATCCTTATGCAGAATGAGTTATTGCGCCAGTCAAGAAATCTCATCGCAATGAGTAATCTGGAAGGACAAATTACCTTTATGAACCGGGGTGGCGCAATTATGCTCGGTTACGACCAACCGGAAATGTTTATAGGTAAGCAAATCGCCGATTTTCACTTGCCGGAAGATGCAGAACGCGCCCTTAATGAATATTTGCCGTATGCCTTAAAAAACGGACAATGGAGTGGAGAAAACCGTCTTAAAACCCCGGATGGTCGGCTAATTGATGTGGAACAGACCATCTTCCCTATTCTCAATGACAGCGGGAATATTCTACAAGCGGCTACCATTATGGTGGACATCACCCAGCGCAAGCATGGAGAAGAAGCTTTGCGCCAAAGCGAAACCCGTTTTAAGGCGCTGGTGGAAAACTCTCCAGACTTTATCGTCAGACATAATATAGAATTTGAGTTGCTCTATGCTAATCCGGCAGCAGCTCAATTATATGGTGAGTCGGCAGAGTCTTTAATTGGAAAAACTCCAGAGAAGCTTGCAATAGACCAAAATGTTTTGCAACCTTGGCAGGAATTTGCCCTAAAAGTAATCGAAACCGGGCAAGAGCAGGTGCTAGATTATGAAATCACTTTATTTGGGCAAGTGTTTTATCTCCAAACCCGCATAGTCCCAGAATTTAACACCAAAAAGCAGTTAGTATCCTTACTTTCTATTACTCGCGATTTAACCTCGCTCAAACAAGCGCAAAATGAGGTAATCAGGAGCAAAGAACAACTTTTCCATTCTCAGAAAATGGAGATGGTGGGCAGGTTGGCAGGGGGCGTGGCACACGATTTTAATAATCTGCTGACCGTAATCCAAGCTTACGCCGAAATAATAGCTAACGGTTTGCATTCACAAGACCCGCTGCTTGAAAATGCGCAGGAAATCAAGAAGGCAGGGGAAAAAGCTGCCGCTTTAACCAAGCAACTGCTGGCTTTCAGCCGTCGTCAGAGGCTTCAACCAAAGGTGCTAAACCTCAATAATACGATTCTGGATATTGAGAAAATGTTGAAGCGTTTGATTGGGGATAATGTTGAGATAATGTGTGAACTTGACCGCAACCTAGGTATGGTGATGGCTGACCCGGTTCAGGTAGAGCTAATTATAATAAACCTAGCGGTTAATGCTAGGGATGCAATGCGCGGAGTCGGTAGCTTTAAGCTGAAAACTTCCAATGTGCAGTTAGATGAGGGACACACCGGCTACTTCCAGACTATAAAACCAGGACAATATGTTTTGCTAGAAGCAAGCGATACAGGCTGCGGAATGGATAATGAAACGCTAAGCCATATCTTTGAGCCTTTCTTTACTACTAAAGAACCTGGAAAGGGCACTGGTCTGGGGCTTGCCACTGTGTACGGGATAATCCAGCAAAGCCAAAGTTATATTTCTGTTTACAGTGAACCGGGATTGGGTTCTGTTTTCAAAATCTACTTACCAAAACTGGAAGGGATTTCAACTCCTGAAGTGGTTGAGCAACCAGTCGTAAACCTGCCCACGAGCGGTTCCGAAACGATACTCTTAGTGGAAGATGAAAACCTCATCCGAAAATTAGCTAGAGCGCTACTGAGAAAAAACGGCTACACGGTTCTGGAAGCAGAAAACGGTCATGAAGCTCTAGAAATGTATCGGAATTACGGAGGTAAAATCGACCTGCTGATAAGTGATATGGTGATGCCCCGAATGGGTGGGAAAGAACTTTCTGTAGAACTGGCAAAACATTTCCCCGACCTGAAAATACTTTTAATGTCAGGTTATTCGGAAGACATGTTTTACGATGATAGCATTCTCCTATCAACGGATTTTATCCAGAAACCTTTTTCGTCTATAGAGCTTGTTAGGAAAGTGCGCTTGCTACTGGATAGGGTATAG
- the cheB gene encoding chemotaxis-specific protein-glutamate methyltransferase CheB: MIKVLLCDDSPVFCRYMFEIFKTDPQLFVVGVAGNGQEAIQLNQKFHPDIIVMDIQMPIMDGIEATRSIMSDMPVPIVILSGLLQEEVNLGMLALEAGALTVVPKSGALSGTGAENAARILINTVKLMSEVKVVRRNLLNRINTNQLNFSVPKPGNKPPGLIAIAGSTGGPPALQKILKALPPNFKIPILITQHILPGFLEQLVVWLRQTTGRDIACVRNGAFLEFNSGKIWFAPDNAHLVLNPGFKLTLDESPGLNAHKPSADVMFESVARTARADALGIILTGMGNDGARGLKKLHDAGAVTVAQDESTSVVFGMPKAAIDLKAATLVLSLEQISSYLKHL, from the coding sequence ATGATCAAGGTATTGCTTTGTGATGATTCGCCTGTATTTTGCCGCTACATGTTTGAAATATTCAAAACCGACCCCCAATTATTTGTGGTAGGGGTAGCGGGCAACGGTCAGGAAGCCATACAACTCAACCAGAAATTCCATCCTGATATTATCGTGATGGATATTCAGATGCCGATAATGGATGGTATAGAAGCCACCCGCTCAATTATGTCCGATATGCCAGTTCCAATTGTCATTTTATCTGGGCTGCTGCAAGAAGAGGTCAATTTGGGGATGCTTGCACTGGAAGCAGGCGCTTTAACGGTAGTGCCAAAATCGGGAGCATTAAGCGGGACGGGCGCGGAAAATGCCGCCCGGATATTGATTAACACTGTAAAGTTAATGTCCGAGGTCAAAGTTGTCAGGCGTAACCTGCTAAATCGCATCAATACTAACCAGTTGAACTTTAGTGTCCCAAAACCGGGTAACAAACCCCCCGGCTTGATTGCTATAGCGGGCAGTACCGGGGGGCCTCCGGCGCTTCAAAAAATCTTGAAAGCCCTGCCGCCCAATTTTAAAATACCCATCCTGATTACCCAGCACATTCTGCCCGGCTTCCTCGAACAATTGGTGGTGTGGTTGCGCCAAACCACCGGGCGAGATATTGCATGCGTCCGTAACGGCGCATTCCTAGAGTTTAATTCCGGAAAAATCTGGTTTGCCCCGGATAATGCCCATCTGGTTTTGAATCCTGGTTTTAAACTTACGTTGGACGAATCCCCCGGTCTTAATGCGCACAAACCTTCCGCAGACGTGATGTTTGAATCCGTTGCCAGAACCGCCAGGGCAGATGCGCTTGGCATAATTCTGACCGGAATGGGGAATGACGGCGCGCGCGGTTTGAAAAAGCTGCATGATGCGGGTGCAGTTACGGTAGCGCAGGATGAATCCACTTCGGTTGTTTTTGGTATGCCCAAAGCTGCCATAGACCTGAAAGCTGCTACCCTGGTACTTTCGCTAGAGCAAATCTCATCATATTTAAAACATCTTTAA
- a CDS encoding hybrid sensor histidine kinase/response regulator, with amino-acid sequence MSFEAELQKSMQENFRQEMNERILAISQHLSSLEESFQAPTSLSEGLPAESYKALLRELHNLKGAARVLSYTQIEQLTHALEALLLPFKAAASKPDFSMDGWSWAIDRLYDGVNWLDQLLNRLTLGQPPEINTLLDFIAELEQNKKPGDAKKESKNGATSPEQIKAETTKSVARPVTTAVGVDTSIQINGAKLDDLLAVSTELLVAHLRVSNHQQDLAEIKNQLRNWSKLWRGMRGAYTRTLQGHSTSPAKKEEDLLNLLHFLEQNQQQLKELETRVNNFSEHFERSVDHLAQTSRQIQFETRRLRLVPLNLLVEELERVIRQLSHSLGKQAYLVVSGAELELDKKLLGELRVVLLHLIRNALDHGIESPSQRIFKGKSPEGQLKLVFRQQGHRIEFELSDDGAGIDREQIKQVAVKRGLITQEEIDTLSDNEIIRFIFNSGFSTRSTANEISGRGVGMDVVQEIATHLSGSIDVESEKDKGTSFIFSIPNFLFTTEGILAKSGEQLFIFPVDSVVHAYRVSDVNLVNIGSRQYLLYSGIKVPVISMAQVLGLKSSGKNNIILVLYNRNHYGAIYLDDLLGNQEVVVKNFSKPLMQVRYMAGATVLPDKTVALIVNTADLMKIFMEDDLAPAVSLKANAPETQEPKVASQFQKNHILVVDDSITTRTLEKNILEVAGFSVQTARDGLEALEFLKHDHFDLVITDVEMPIMDGYQLTREIKQNPHLAELPVVVVTSLGSDEDKAKGLQAGADAYIVKNSFDQQSLLTTIRQLV; translated from the coding sequence ATGTCGTTTGAAGCAGAGTTGCAAAAATCCATGCAGGAGAATTTTCGCCAGGAAATGAACGAGCGCATCCTGGCTATTTCCCAGCATCTAAGCTCTTTAGAAGAATCCTTCCAGGCTCCCACTTCTCTATCTGAGGGGCTGCCAGCCGAGTCTTATAAAGCTTTGCTACGCGAACTGCACAACCTGAAAGGCGCTGCCAGAGTTCTTTCCTATACCCAAATCGAACAACTGACCCATGCCCTTGAAGCGCTGCTGCTGCCTTTCAAAGCTGCCGCTTCCAAACCGGATTTTTCTATGGATGGTTGGTCGTGGGCGATAGATCGCCTTTACGATGGGGTGAACTGGCTCGACCAACTGCTCAACCGCCTTACGCTGGGGCAACCGCCTGAAATCAACACCTTGCTGGATTTCATTGCCGAGCTTGAGCAGAATAAAAAGCCCGGAGATGCGAAAAAGGAGAGCAAGAACGGCGCAACTTCTCCAGAACAAATCAAGGCTGAGACCACCAAAAGCGTAGCCCGCCCGGTTACAACGGCGGTTGGGGTGGATACCTCCATCCAGATTAACGGCGCAAAACTGGATGATTTACTGGCGGTTTCAACCGAACTATTGGTAGCGCATCTGCGCGTCAGTAATCACCAGCAAGACCTTGCCGAAATAAAAAATCAACTACGCAACTGGTCAAAACTATGGCGCGGTATGCGCGGGGCATATACACGCACGCTTCAGGGTCACTCGACCAGCCCTGCCAAAAAAGAAGAAGACCTTTTAAATCTGCTGCACTTCCTTGAACAAAACCAGCAGCAACTTAAGGAACTGGAAACTCGCGTTAACAATTTCAGCGAGCATTTTGAGCGCAGTGTGGATCACCTCGCCCAAACTTCCCGGCAAATCCAGTTTGAAACTCGCCGCTTGCGCCTTGTCCCGCTAAACCTACTGGTGGAAGAGTTAGAAAGAGTGATAAGGCAGCTTTCGCACTCTCTTGGAAAGCAAGCTTATCTGGTGGTTAGCGGGGCGGAACTGGAGTTGGATAAAAAACTTTTGGGTGAGCTGCGGGTGGTGCTGTTGCACCTGATCCGCAACGCGCTGGATCACGGAATTGAAAGCCCTTCGCAGCGCATCTTCAAGGGCAAATCGCCCGAAGGACAATTAAAGCTGGTATTTCGGCAGCAAGGGCACCGGATCGAGTTTGAGCTTAGCGATGACGGCGCGGGCATTGATAGAGAACAGATAAAGCAGGTCGCCGTCAAACGTGGTTTGATAACTCAGGAGGAAATCGACACCCTGAGCGATAATGAGATTATTCGGTTCATTTTTAACTCCGGCTTTTCCACCAGAAGCACTGCAAACGAGATTTCAGGGCGTGGGGTGGGCATGGATGTGGTGCAAGAAATTGCCACCCATCTGTCGGGAAGCATTGATGTGGAAAGCGAGAAGGATAAAGGCACGAGCTTTATTTTCTCGATTCCAAATTTCCTGTTTACTACCGAGGGGATTTTGGCTAAATCCGGCGAGCAACTTTTTATTTTCCCGGTTGACAGCGTGGTTCATGCTTACCGGGTCAGCGATGTAAATCTGGTTAATATAGGCAGCCGCCAATATTTATTGTATAGTGGGATAAAAGTTCCCGTAATTTCTATGGCGCAAGTACTGGGTTTAAAAAGCAGCGGTAAAAATAATATTATTCTGGTACTATATAATCGGAATCATTATGGCGCAATTTATCTGGACGACTTGTTGGGAAATCAGGAAGTGGTGGTTAAAAACTTCAGCAAGCCTTTAATGCAAGTGCGATATATGGCAGGAGCTACCGTTCTGCCCGATAAAACCGTTGCCCTGATTGTAAATACCGCCGACCTAATGAAGATTTTTATGGAGGATGATTTAGCGCCTGCCGTCTCGCTTAAGGCTAATGCACCGGAGACACAGGAGCCAAAAGTTGCCAGCCAATTTCAAAAAAACCATATTTTAGTGGTGGATGACTCGATTACCACCCGCACCCTTGAAAAAAATATCCTTGAGGTGGCAGGCTTTTCTGTACAAACTGCCCGCGATGGGCTAGAAGCGCTGGAATTTCTCAAGCATGACCATTTTGACCTAGTTATCACCGATGTTGAGATGCCGATAATGGACGGTTACCAACTCACGCGCGAAATTAAACAAAACCCGCATCTGGCAGAACTGCCAGTAGTAGTGGTTACATCTCTGGGATCAGACGAAGATAAAGCCAAAGGATTGCAAGCCGGAGCAGATGCTTATATTGTTAAAAACAGCTTTGACCAGCAGAGTTTACTTACTACCATCAGGCAGTTGGTGTAA
- a CDS encoding methyl-accepting chemotaxis protein, which translates to MLNHRSLTIKKKFGLSGFVILTLVILIGTLAIIGTSAMKDNLDKLNSEQITSLNLLNASLESLQSVRVAVRQAMLEPNQIKVQVLLNSTKKDLQDFSASWEAYKKFSISADYRIVIMEVDKEWLSWSGFEQELITLISSNDPTSKQKAIQAISMTNQSDSIIDLLNKLNFNEQQEGQQILAQGRDLYSNLFWSILGGSSLLVVIILLVGYMLSNSIVRSIKRLRLVTKAVLAGDLTQTIESNRGDEIGDLARDFKEMVNNLIQLNLEINKSGSELKISAEQLAELVNLQNSGATEQSAAIHETASTVNEVRATIEQTSKRAMAISESAQQFSVVAEDGQKVVADTIEGMSQIKEKVQIIAENILVLSEQTQQIGEIITTVNDLAEQSNLLALNATVEAARAGEHGRGFSVVANEIRVLAERSKQATAQIRTILFDIQKATNAVVMVTEEGTKGVENGVKLANRTGGAISQLNEVLKENIGNTQQIQVMVQQQTIGIEQISQAIFNINEVTTQGAVGTRQIQQSVESLKLIATRFNALNQRFNLSNGYYQ; encoded by the coding sequence ATGTTAAACCACCGCTCACTTACAATCAAGAAAAAATTCGGGCTGTCAGGTTTTGTCATTCTAACCTTGGTTATCTTGATAGGAACGCTGGCTATCATCGGCACCAGTGCCATGAAAGATAATCTGGACAAGTTGAATAGCGAGCAAATTACCAGCCTGAACCTGCTTAATGCCAGCCTTGAAAGCTTGCAATCGGTACGGGTAGCCGTCAGGCAAGCAATGCTTGAACCGAATCAGATTAAAGTTCAAGTTTTACTCAATAGTACTAAGAAGGATTTGCAGGATTTCTCCGCCAGTTGGGAAGCATACAAAAAATTCTCTATAAGCGCAGATTACCGGATTGTGATAATGGAAGTTGATAAAGAGTGGCTGAGTTGGAGCGGCTTTGAGCAGGAGTTGATAACTCTGATTTCAAGTAATGACCCCACCTCCAAACAAAAGGCTATTCAAGCCATCAGCATGACAAACCAGAGCGATTCTATTATAGACTTGCTGAACAAGTTAAATTTTAACGAGCAACAAGAAGGACAGCAGATTTTGGCGCAAGGGCGAGATTTATACTCAAACCTGTTTTGGTCTATTCTGGGTGGTTCGTCGCTGCTGGTAGTAATTATCCTGCTGGTGGGCTACATGCTCTCCAATTCGATTGTGCGCTCTATCAAAAGGTTGCGCTTGGTCACTAAAGCAGTGCTGGCGGGCGACCTCACCCAGACCATTGAGTCCAATCGTGGCGACGAAATCGGCGACCTCGCGCGCGATTTCAAGGAGATGGTGAATAATTTAATACAGCTTAACCTTGAAATCAATAAATCCGGCAGTGAACTGAAAATCTCGGCGGAACAATTGGCTGAGTTGGTCAACTTGCAAAATTCAGGCGCAACTGAACAGTCCGCCGCTATTCATGAAACCGCCTCAACTGTAAACGAAGTAAGGGCGACCATTGAACAGACCAGCAAACGGGCAATGGCGATTTCGGAAAGCGCTCAACAATTTTCGGTGGTAGCGGAAGATGGGCAGAAGGTGGTGGCAGATACCATCGAAGGCATGAGCCAAATCAAAGAGAAAGTGCAGATTATTGCCGAGAATATTCTTGTGCTTTCGGAACAAACCCAGCAAATTGGCGAGATTATCACCACTGTGAATGACCTCGCCGAGCAATCCAACTTGCTGGCTTTGAACGCAACCGTAGAAGCCGCGCGCGCCGGAGAACACGGCAGGGGCTTTTCGGTGGTGGCTAACGAGATTCGGGTGCTGGCGGAACGCTCTAAACAGGCAACCGCGCAAATTCGTACCATCCTGTTCGACATTCAGAAAGCTACCAATGCAGTGGTAATGGTTACCGAAGAAGGCACCAAAGGGGTAGAAAACGGGGTTAAACTTGCCAATCGCACTGGAGGAGCTATTAGCCAGTTGAATGAAGTTTTGAAAGAAAACATCGGCAACACCCAACAGATACAGGTGATGGTACAGCAACAAACAATTGGGATTGAACAAATTTCGCAAGCGATCTTCAATATCAATGAAGTCACTACTCAGGGTGCAGTCGGTACGCGCCAGATTCAACAAAGCGTGGAAAGCCTCAAACTTATTGCGACCCGCTTTAATGCGCTCAACCAACGCTTCAACCTGTCTAACGGTTATTATCAATAG
- a CDS encoding chemotaxis protein CheW, with protein MNPNLNSIAATQYRLQQYLAQHNSRKLDSTAPEVEAKLTDAEQVEKTLLERAREIAKAIDLPYSDQNKYMLVILNQAHCRIGINVLEVKAIIPLESLTIVPGVPAHIAGVINMRGKILTLVNLEKFIQKKAVSQPDNYDRDCTVVITEISGMEFGLLSYGYPLISHYSPDNFTQALDMILDYHNEYISGIDLTGIIRVDLLAITNSNTFTVNQN; from the coding sequence ATGAATCCCAATCTAAATTCAATCGCCGCTACCCAATACCGTTTGCAGCAATATCTTGCGCAACATAATTCACGAAAGTTGGATTCAACCGCGCCTGAGGTTGAGGCTAAGCTGACCGATGCAGAACAAGTAGAGAAAACACTATTAGAGCGCGCCCGCGAGATAGCCAAAGCCATTGATCTCCCCTATTCTGACCAGAACAAATATATGCTGGTCATTTTGAACCAGGCTCATTGCCGAATCGGTATAAATGTATTGGAAGTAAAGGCAATAATCCCGCTCGAATCGCTCACCATCGTACCCGGTGTGCCCGCCCATATCGCAGGTGTTATCAATATGCGCGGGAAAATTCTAACGCTGGTAAATCTTGAGAAATTTATTCAAAAGAAGGCTGTTTCCCAGCCTGATAATTATGACAGGGATTGTACGGTAGTTATAACTGAAATATCGGGGATGGAATTTGGTTTGTTATCTTATGGATACCCGCTGATTAGCCACTACAGCCCGGATAATTTTACGCAGGCGCTTGATATGATTTTGGACTACCATAATGAATATATCTCAGGGATTGATCTGACCGGGATTATACGGGTAGATTTGCTGGCAATTACTAACAGTAATACCTTTACAGTTAATCAAAATTAG
- a CDS encoding CheR family methyltransferase: MKLNNEQVKALVNIIRHYTGFKFPDGLNAELLSHLESGFAHINKDPEELIGLVERFSFNPSRVLELIQPILDEVLIGETYFFRDYEAYDLLAAEVLPELVKQFGSYKRSLRVWSAGCSSGEEAYSLSIFLNKYFAGKDWQIDILGTDLNKSRLEKARQAVYGLNSFRHQSRFKEAFTPVEGRGNLQVKEEYRRNVQFKFLNLLENTSQPLKTDLYMYDLIFCRNVFIYFDQKTIKAVAKRLYQTLAPGGFLVITPSEYSKELFADFEIIDTVNYRILRRPLLVKNEFPVSPKISHIKAEKVQAHMSINPTSQPEIISEISPFEEKLVKDPLNSALYLHLVALYQEQNAPVKALEMARKYVYLEPHKPEGYFYLINLEAQAGNKQRQARAYNRIISILENSNPAEHSPNLPSITYGELLNLVRAGLKEIQYQTEFEN, translated from the coding sequence ATGAAGCTGAACAACGAACAAGTAAAAGCTCTGGTAAACATAATTAGGCATTATACCGGCTTTAAATTCCCGGATGGTCTAAATGCCGAGTTACTCTCGCACCTTGAGAGCGGTTTTGCGCATATAAATAAAGACCCTGAAGAATTGATTGGGCTGGTCGAGCGTTTTTCATTTAACCCTTCCAGAGTGCTGGAACTGATTCAGCCGATTCTGGATGAAGTGCTTATCGGCGAAACCTACTTCTTCCGGGATTATGAAGCTTATGATCTGCTGGCGGCAGAGGTATTGCCGGAACTGGTCAAGCAGTTTGGCTCGTATAAGCGTAGCCTGCGAGTTTGGAGCGCCGGTTGTTCCAGCGGCGAAGAAGCGTACTCCCTCTCTATTTTTCTCAATAAATATTTCGCGGGCAAGGATTGGCAAATAGATATTCTGGGCACCGATTTAAACAAAAGCCGTTTGGAAAAGGCGCGGCAGGCAGTGTATGGCTTGAATAGTTTCAGGCATCAAAGCAGATTCAAGGAGGCTTTTACCCCGGTAGAAGGCAGGGGAAATTTACAGGTTAAAGAAGAATACAGGCGCAATGTGCAGTTTAAATTCCTTAACCTGCTGGAAAACACTTCCCAACCCCTAAAAACTGACCTTTACATGTACGACCTCATTTTTTGTAGGAATGTATTTATCTATTTTGATCAAAAAACTATCAAAGCGGTAGCAAAACGGTTGTACCAGACCCTTGCGCCGGGCGGTTTTTTGGTAATCACCCCAAGCGAATATTCAAAAGAACTTTTCGCAGATTTTGAGATAATCGATACGGTAAACTACAGAATTTTACGCCGCCCACTGCTGGTTAAAAATGAATTTCCGGTTTCGCCCAAAATTTCGCACATAAAGGCGGAAAAGGTGCAGGCACATATGAGCATTAACCCTACTTCGCAGCCTGAAATAATTTCTGAAATCAGCCCTTTTGAAGAAAAGCTGGTAAAAGACCCGCTGAACTCCGCGCTATATTTGCACCTTGTCGCTTTGTATCAGGAGCAAAACGCCCCCGTCAAAGCGCTGGAAATGGCGAGAAAGTACGTATATCTGGAACCGCACAAACCGGAAGGCTATTTTTACCTTATCAACCTTGAAGCACAAGCCGGAAATAAACAACGTCAGGCGCGCGCTTACAACCGCATAATTTCTATCCTCGAAAATTCAAATCCTGCCGAGCACAGCCCTAATCTGCCCAGTATTACCTACGGTGAACTGCTGAATCTGGTACGCGCGGGGTTAAAAGAAATTCAGTATCAGACGGAGTTTGAAAATTAA